One genomic segment of Mytilus trossulus isolate FHL-02 chromosome 4, PNRI_Mtr1.1.1.hap1, whole genome shotgun sequence includes these proteins:
- the LOC134713803 gene encoding tissue factor pathway inhibitor 2-like produces MLGPLPSECQLILVSIESIVVCLEPPEILTNSCFEGELLHSYTFDRFSMSCKRFFHHGGCKTTPNLFKSLAACEDACKTL; encoded by the exons ATGCTTGGCCCCCTGCCTTCAGAGTGCCAGTTA attcTCGTAAGTATTGAAAGTATAGTAG TTTGTTTAGAACCCCCAGAGATACTGACGAATAGCTGTTTCGAGGGAGAGTTATTACACAGTTATACATTTGATCGTTTCTCCATGTCATGCAAGAGATTTTTCCATCATGGTGGATGTAAAACTACTCCTAATCTATTTAAATCATTGGCGGCATGCGAAGATGCTTGTAAAACTTTGTAA